The following coding sequences lie in one Zonotrichia leucophrys gambelii isolate GWCS_2022_RI chromosome 4A, RI_Zleu_2.0, whole genome shotgun sequence genomic window:
- the NKAP gene encoding NF-kappa-B-activating protein, whose amino-acid sequence MAPASRSRSPPAASSERRGRRSRSRSRSRSRERNGSRRLSHRRSRSRSRSPGAPRSSAHHGHHHHGKWPEYYEKEKEEILRQRRLNERERIGELGAPEVWGLSPKVPDPDSDEHTPVEDEEAKSKSSSSDSSSEEEKKKKKKKKQKKKRKASKRKRRKHSEDSDSDSESEQNSSDEDKKKSKKRKKKNKKKKYKKKKAKKSRRESSDSSSEDSDDEMLQGDDLWIERSKNTEADSLIGPEAPKTHASQDDRPLNYGHALLPGEGAAMAEYVKAGKRIPRRGEIGLTSEEIASFESSGYVMSGSRHRRMEAVRLRKENQIYSADEKRALASFNQEERRKRENKILASFREMVYRKTKGKEEK is encoded by the exons ATGGCGCCCGcgtcccgctcccgctccccgcccgccgccaGCTCGgagcgccgcggccgccgcagCCGGTCCCgctcccggtcccggtcccgcgAGCGCAATGGCTCGAGGCGCCTGAGCCACCGGCGGAGCCGCagccgctcccgcagccccggcgcGCCGCGCTCCTCCGCGCACCACGGGCACCACCACCACGGCAAATGGCCCGAGTACTacgagaaggagaaggaggagatcCTGCGACAGAG GAGACtcaatgagagagagagaattggAGAACTGGGGGCACCTGAAGTCTGGGGACTGTCACCAAAAGTTCCTGACCCAGA TTCCGATGAGCACACACCGGTAGAAGATGAAGAGGCAAAATCTAAGAGTAGCTCTTCGGATTCCAGCTCAGAAG aggaaaagaagaaaaagaagaagaaaaaacaaaagaagaaacgTAAAGCATCCAAAAGAAAGCGCAGGAAACATTCTgaggacagtgacagtgactcAGAGTCTGAGCAGAACTCCAGTG atgaagataaaaagaaaagcaagaagaggaaaaagaagaacaaaaa GAAGAagtataagaaaaagaaagctaagaagagcaggagggaatCAAGTGATTCAAGCAGCGAAGATTCCGATGATGAAATGCTTCAAGGGGATGATCTCTGGATAGAGAGGTCAA AAAATACTGAAGCTGACAGTTTGATTGGACCAGAGGCTCCCAAAACTCACGCATCTCAGGATGATAGGCCTTTGAA CTATGGCCATGCCCTCCTGCCCGGGGAAGGGGCAGCCATGGCAGAGTACGTCAAAGCAGGGAAGCGCATTCCCCGCAGAGGCGAAATCGGCCTGACCAGTGAGGAGATCGCTTCGTTTGAGAGCTCTGGTTATGTCATGAGTGGCAGCAG GCACCGGCGCATGGAGGCTGTGCGGCTGCGGAAGGAGAACCAGATCTACAGCGCAGATGAAAAGAGAGCTCTGGCATCCTTCAaccaggaggagaggaggaaacgAGAGAATAAGATCCTTGCAAGCTTTCGAGAGATGGTCTACAGAAAGACTAAAGGCAAAGAGGAGAAATAA
- the NDUFA1 gene encoding NADH dehydrogenase [ubiquinone] 1 alpha subcomplex subunit 1, giving the protein MWYEILPGMAIMGVCLTIPGMATIFMHRLCNGGKEKRIARYPYEWTLLERDRRLSGVNKHYVSKGLENIN; this is encoded by the exons ATGTGGTACGAGATCCTGCCCGGCATGGCCATCATGGGCGTCTGCCTCACCATCCCCGGCATGGCCACCATCTTCATGCACCGCTTGTGTAACGGCGGCAAG gagaaGAGGATCGCCCGCTATCCCTACGAGTGGACGCTGCTGGAAAGGGACCGGAGGCTGTCGGGTGTCAACAAGCACTACGTGTCCAAG ggtCTGGAGAACATAAACTAA
- the ZBTB33 gene encoding transcriptional regulator Kaiso isoform X1, with the protein MDARTAAAEGMEEKKLISATDTQYSSVLLQSLNEQRGHGLFCDVTVIVEDRKFRAHRNILSASSTYFHQLFSVAGQVVELSFVRAEIFAEILNYIYSSKIISVRSDLLDELIKSGQELGVKFIADLGIPPAEGKNVPSEVKDSASKTSASSPNQRDAETQVTVIRPEGQEAADGMPVITQSFSLHGIEYETTKITVSDSDEEDDDVIFCSEIVPPKECTKDKNAASQSQPCSSPAGASDQKSCGSGGSPHVTNSTAPQNLTLSATQLSPSQTQAGAEPFASATPQHFTPNIIVLNKPLLNSSLGASSLHQTHVTPTINLLEENQQPSNNGSVTEVEATAVDDEEVVEDDVDIISSSSPGVVSSSSLVQQSSVPKAGSTEGSGVQKKQVVTFSQEPSTKAGELKIKISDVLSGNNKELSSGLTSKNVADGQKIITLDTATEIGGLSTGCKVYANIGEDTYDIVIPVKGDSEEGEAKPDDTPKKSNDESPKGKRMKVKHDDHYELIVDGRVYYICIVCKRSYACLTSLRRHFNVHSWEKKYPCRYCDKVFALAEYRTKHELHHTGERRYQCLTCGKSFINYQITISHIRSVHSQDPSGDTKLYRLHPCRSLQIRQYAYISDRPSSVPGISQGGVVYRVGSGKDGTEGAASNSPAKQITWDDIFVPQGNETIFKQNPSEGSTEFEFVIPESY; encoded by the exons ATGGACGCGCGCACGGCGGCGGCGGAAG gaatggaggaaaaaaaacttatttctgcAACAGACACACAATATTCTAGCGTGCTCCTTCAGTCTTTGAATGAACAACGTGGCCATGGACTTTTTTGTGATGTTACAGTCATTGTGGAGGACCGGAAATTTCGAGCTCACAGAAACATCCTTTCAGCCTCAAGCACATATTTTCACCAGCTTTTCTCAGTGGCTGGTCAAGTGGTTGAACTGAGCTTTGTAAGAGCAGAAATTTTTGCAGAAAttcttaattatatttatagttCCAAAATAATCAGCGTCCGATCTGATTTACTTGATGAACTGATTAAatcagggcaggagctgggtgttAAATTCATAGCTGATCTGGGCATCCCTCCGGCCGAAGGCAAGAATGTGCCCAGCGAGGTCAAAGACAGTGCTTCAAAAACTTCAGCTTCTAGTCCAAATCAAAGAGATGCTGAAACACAGGTGACTGTAATCAGGCCAGAgggccaggaggcagcagatggGATGCCTGTTATAACACAGTCATTCTCCTTACATGGCATAGAATATGAGACTACAAAAATTACAGTGAGTGATTCGGACGAGGAGGATGATGATGTCATTTTTTGTTCTGAGATTGTTCCTCCAAAAGAATGTACTAAAGACAAAAACGCTGCAagccagagccagccttgcTCAAGTCCAGCTGGAGCTTCTGACCAAAAATCCTGTGGCAGTGGTGGCTCTCCCCATGTGACGAACAGCACAGCACCTCAGAACCTCACTTTGTCTGCCACTCAGCTGAGCCCGAGCCagacacaggcaggagctgaacCATTCGCCTCAGCAACGCCGCAGCATTTTACTCCTAATATCATCgtgctgaacaagcctctgctTAACTCCTCACTTGGTGCCAGCTCCTTGCATCAAACACATGTGACTCCTACAATTAATTTACTTGAGGAGAACCAGCAGCCATCCAATAATGGCTCTGTAACTGAAGTGGAAGCAACTGCTGTTGATGATGAAGAGGTTGTTGAAGATGATGTTGATATCATTAGCTCCTCTAGTCCTGGTGtggtcagcagcagctctttggtTCAGCAATCTTCTGTTCCTAAGGCAGGGAGCACTGAAGGATCAGGTGTACAGAAAAAACAGGTTGTTACATTTTCCCAAGAGCCATCTACTAAAGCTggagaactgaaaataaaaatctcagatGTCCTTTCTGGAAACAACAAGGAATTAAGTTCGGGTCTAACATCGAAGAACGTGGCAGATGGGCAGAAAATCATAACATTGGATACAGCAACTGAAATAGGAGGCTTATCCACAGGCTGTAAGGTGTACGCAAATATCGGTGAGGACACCTATGACATAGTCATCCCTGTGAAGGGCGACTCTGAGGAAGGGGAAGCCAAGCCCGATGACACACCCAAAAAGTCCAACGATGAATCTCCAAAGGGGAAACGCATGAAAGTGAAGCACGACGACCACTACGAGCTCATAGTGGATGGCAGAGTCTACTACATCTGCATCGTGTGCAAGAGGTCCTACGCGTGCCTGACCAGCCTGCGGAGACATTTCAACGTGCACTCCTGGGAGAAGAAGTACCCCTGTCGCTACTGTGACAAAGTCTTTGCCCTGGCAGAGTATCGCACCAAGCACGAACTGCACCACACCGGGGAGCGCAGGTACCAGTGCTTGACGTGCGGCAAATCCTTCATCAACTACCAGATCACCATCTCCCACATCAGGTCCGTGCACAGCCAGGACCCCTCCGGGGACACCAAGCTGTACCGGCTGCACCCCTGCCGGTCCCTGCAGATCCGGCAGTACGCCTACATCAGCGACCGGCCCAGCAGCGTGCCGGGCATCAGCCAGGGGGGAGTTGTGTACCGTGTGGGCTCAGGGAAGGATGGCACTGAGGGAGCGGCCTCCAACTCTCCAGCCAAACAAATCACCTGGGATGACATTTTCGTTCCGCAGGGAAATGAAAcgatttttaaacaaaacccgTCAGAAGGAAGTACTGAATTTGAGTTTGTGATACCAGAATCTTACTGA
- the SOWAHD gene encoding ankyrin repeat domain-containing protein SOWAHD — protein MARQERDRGEAEQKVAGISRRFTFLDGAQPRAGGPARGSHLWPAALERFHTPQNTDTNKSTNWSRHSLGSWGRTSGRFSVSPSSTRRKELKEILLQSNSSGSTLRFATAQKTSSSSSVPAGLHQEQKPEQSPDLLPLVLDPLEHAWLLTVAEGDADSIIKLLDLDPSLLTRRDFVTGFTALHWLAKHGHHESFIQVISHAQKKGYPVNMNIPTASGGLTPLHLAALQGHEVLIKVLVGAYGADTTCRDHNGRKAWQYLPAHTSRDLKELAGALEEDLVQLHSHNTNNNCKSSREAGAGQDCVDSGAEGKAAQHSWGLSTLRGFVRQAFAFFHER, from the coding sequence ATGGCCCGGCAGGAGCGGGACAGGGGCGAGGCAGAGCAGAAGGTAGCTGGCATCTCCCGGAGGTTCACCTTCCTGGATGGCGCCCAGCCCCGAGcgggcggcccggcccgcggcTCCCATCTCTGGCCCGCCGCGCTGGAGCGTTTCCATACGCCGCAGAACACGGACACCAACAAAAGCACTAactggagcaggcacagcctggggagctggggtAGGACTTCAGGCAGGTTCTCCGTTAGCCCCAGCAGTACCCggaggaaggagctgaaggaaaTCCTCCTGCAGAGCAACAGCTCTGGCAGCACCTTGCGGTTTGCCACTGCCCAGAAgacatccagcagcagcagtgttcctgcagggctgcaccaagAGCAGAagcctgagcagagccctgatCTGCTGCCTCTTGTCCTTGATCCCCTGGAGCACGCGTGGCTGCTGACGGTGGCCGAGGGCGATGCAGACAGCATCATCAAGCTGCTGGACCTGGATCCCAGCCTGCTGACCAGGAGAGACTTTGTGACAGGCTTCACCGCTCTCCACTGGCTTGCCAAGCATGGCCACCATGAGAGCTTCATCCAGGTCATCTCCCACGCCCAGAAGAAAGGCTACCCTGTGAACATGAACATCCCCACAGCCAGCGGCGGGCTCACCCCTTTGCACCTGGCTGCCTTGCAGGGACATGAGGTGCTCATCAAGGTGCTGGTGGGAGCTTACGGGGCAGACACCACCTGCAGGGACCACAATGGGCGCAAGGCTTGGCAGTACCTGCCAGCACACACCTCCAGGGACCtgaaggagctggcaggggcCTTGGAGGAAGATTTGGTCCAGCTGCACTCCCACAACACCAACAACAACTGTAAGTCATCCAgagaggctggggcagggcaggactgtGTGGACTCTGGGGCTGAGGGAAAAGCTGCCCAGCACTCCTGGGGCCTGTCGACCCTGCGAGGCTTTGTTAGACAGGCCTTTGCTTTCTTCCATGAGCGCTGa
- the UPF3B gene encoding regulator of nonsense transcripts 3B: MKEDKENARPKERRGASAGPSVLLPAGPGSGPAAGTDGRAGTAELDRLERPKDKKETLSKVVIRRLPPSLTKEQLEEHLQPLPEHDYFEFFANDSSLYPHMFSRAYINFKNQEDIVLFRDRFDGYVFVDHKGQEYAAIVEFAPFQKAAKKKSKKKDAKTGTIEDDPEYKKFLESYSADDEKLTSTPETLLEEIEARNKELIAKKTTPLLNFLKNKQRLREEKREERRRRELERKRQREEERRKWKEEERRKRKEAEKLKKVDRCPEKERDRSKEEPKIKLLKKPEKDEKDLERKEKSKKLERETLREEKNASSASAKRSDGETKEEKAKKSEDECVKDYRDRDRDFDRDREYERAQRERLRRQEEERRRQKERYEKEKVFRRKEEEVKKERDLLREKGKKSDLTDFTSSTDKSEKVTKDDKKEDTIKRDRIRNKDRPAMQLYQPGARSRSRLCQYEDNAAKPPDQGVEKKQEGESSHTKEEE, encoded by the exons atgAAGGAGGACAAGGAGAACGCCAGGCCCAAGGAGCGGCGCGGGGCCTCCGCCGGGCCGAGCGTTCTGCTGCCCGCGGGACCGGGCtcgggccccgccgccggcaCGGACGGCAGAGCCGGTACGGCCGAGCTCGATCGCCTGGAGCGGCCCAAGGACAAGAAGGAGACGCTCAGCAAG GTGGTGATCCGCCGGCTGCCGCCCAGCCTGAcgaaggagcagctggaggagcacctgcagcctctgcccgAGCACGACTACTTCGAGTTCTTCGCCAACGACTCCAG CTTGTACCCGCACATGTTCTCCAGAGCCTACATCAACTTCAAGAACCAGGAGGACATCGTCCTCTTCAGGGATCGCTTCGACGGCTACGTTTTTGTCGATCACAAAG GTCAGGAATATGCTGCCATAGTTGAGTTTGCACCTTTccaaaaagctgcaaaaaagAAGAGTAAGAAAAAGGATGCCAAAACTGGAACTATTGAAGATG ATCCAGAATACAAGAAGTTTTTGGAAAGTTACAGTGCAGATGATGAAAAATTAACCTCCACTCCTGAAACTTTGTTGGAGGAAATAGAGGCAAGAAACAAAGAGCTAATAG CTAAAAAGACTACTCCTTTATTGAACttcttgaaaaataaacag AgactgagagaagaaaaaagagaggagaggaggaggagagaattagaaagaaaaagacaaagagaagaagaaagaagaaaatggaaagaagaggagagaaggaagagaaaagaagcagaaaaattgaAGAAAGTAGACAGATgcccagaaaaagaaagagacagaTCAAAAGAAGAACCAAAGATTAAG CTACTTAAGAAGcctgaaaaagatgaaaaagacttggagagaaaagaaaagtcCAAGAAACTGGAAAGAGAGActctgagggaggaaaaaaatgcgAGTAGTGCATCTGCCAAACGATCTGATGGGGAGACAAAAGAAGAGAAGGCAAAAAA ATCAGAAGATGAGTGTGTAAAGGACTACAGGGACCGAGATAGAGATTTTGACAGAGACAGAGAATAtgagagagcacagagagagagactGAGGCGCCAAGAAGAGGAGCGTCGGAGGCAGAAAGAGCGCTATGAGAAAGAGAAGGTTTttagaagaaaagaggaagaggtgaaaaaggagagagacttactcagagaaaagggaaagaaaagtgaTCTTACAGACTTTACCAGCAGCACGGACAAATCTGAGAAAGTAACCAAAGACGATAAAAAAGAGGATACAATTAAGAGGGATCGTATCAGAAACAAG gATCGCCCAGCAATGCAGCTGTACCAGCCCGGAGCCCGAAGCCGGAGCAGATTGTGTCAGTATGAAGACAATGCTGCAAAACCCCCAGATCAGGGAgtggaaaagaaacaagagGGTGAGAGCAGTCACACGAAGGAAGAGGAGTGA
- the AKAP14 gene encoding A-kinase anchor protein 14, producing MEEEKEGSEEKDHIPPEDESSSTEECLPEDEEKEKESKHVIKNIPWTTAKNFTVEIGQQQIEELISTWDIHESWLHHSEFLEEEELKDSKRYHYRACWGLPTRRKPIPRATASVYFVIVISKLKPDTAPVEVFYRLESSRLIRRPEQCEFREKWLHDIIENKVLCAERLASR from the exons atggaggaggaaaaggaaggcagTGAGGAAAAAGATCACATCCCCCCGGAAGATGAGAGCAGCAGTACAGAGGAATGTCTCCCAGAGGAcgaggaaaaagagaaag AGAGCAAGCATGTTATCAAAAATATCCCATGGACTACAGCTAAGAACTTCACAGTGGAGATAGGACAGCAGCAAATTGAAGAACTGATTTCT ACATGGGACATTCATGAAAGCTGGCTTCACCACTCAGAATTTCTCGAGGAAGAAGAACTGAAGGACAGCAAGAGGTACCATTACAGAGCTTGCTGGGGCCTCCCAACACGCAGAAAACCCATCCCACGAGCAACAGCGAGTGTCTACTTCGTTATAGTGATCTCCAAACTCAAACCTGAC ACTGCACCTGTGGAGGTGTTCTACAGACTGGAGTCCAGCAGGCTGATTCGGAG GCCAGAACAGTGTGAGTTTAGAGAAAAGTGGCTTCATGAcataattgaaaataaagtaCTGTGTGCAGAAAGACTTGCTTCCCGATGA
- the RPL39 gene encoding large ribosomal subunit protein eL39 translates to MSSHKTFKIKRFLAKKQKQNRPIPQWIRMKTGNKIRYNSKRRHWRRTKLGL, encoded by the exons ATG TCGTCGCACAAGACGTTCAAGATCAAGCGCTTCCTCGccaagaagcagaagcagaaccGGCCCATCCCGCAGTGGATTCGCATGAAAACCGGCAATAAGATCAG gTACAACTCCAAAAGGAGGCACTGGAGGAGGACCAAACTGGGCTTGTAA
- the ZBTB33 gene encoding transcriptional regulator Kaiso isoform X2 → MEEKKLISATDTQYSSVLLQSLNEQRGHGLFCDVTVIVEDRKFRAHRNILSASSTYFHQLFSVAGQVVELSFVRAEIFAEILNYIYSSKIISVRSDLLDELIKSGQELGVKFIADLGIPPAEGKNVPSEVKDSASKTSASSPNQRDAETQVTVIRPEGQEAADGMPVITQSFSLHGIEYETTKITVSDSDEEDDDVIFCSEIVPPKECTKDKNAASQSQPCSSPAGASDQKSCGSGGSPHVTNSTAPQNLTLSATQLSPSQTQAGAEPFASATPQHFTPNIIVLNKPLLNSSLGASSLHQTHVTPTINLLEENQQPSNNGSVTEVEATAVDDEEVVEDDVDIISSSSPGVVSSSSLVQQSSVPKAGSTEGSGVQKKQVVTFSQEPSTKAGELKIKISDVLSGNNKELSSGLTSKNVADGQKIITLDTATEIGGLSTGCKVYANIGEDTYDIVIPVKGDSEEGEAKPDDTPKKSNDESPKGKRMKVKHDDHYELIVDGRVYYICIVCKRSYACLTSLRRHFNVHSWEKKYPCRYCDKVFALAEYRTKHELHHTGERRYQCLTCGKSFINYQITISHIRSVHSQDPSGDTKLYRLHPCRSLQIRQYAYISDRPSSVPGISQGGVVYRVGSGKDGTEGAASNSPAKQITWDDIFVPQGNETIFKQNPSEGSTEFEFVIPESY, encoded by the coding sequence atggaggaaaaaaaacttatttctgcAACAGACACACAATATTCTAGCGTGCTCCTTCAGTCTTTGAATGAACAACGTGGCCATGGACTTTTTTGTGATGTTACAGTCATTGTGGAGGACCGGAAATTTCGAGCTCACAGAAACATCCTTTCAGCCTCAAGCACATATTTTCACCAGCTTTTCTCAGTGGCTGGTCAAGTGGTTGAACTGAGCTTTGTAAGAGCAGAAATTTTTGCAGAAAttcttaattatatttatagttCCAAAATAATCAGCGTCCGATCTGATTTACTTGATGAACTGATTAAatcagggcaggagctgggtgttAAATTCATAGCTGATCTGGGCATCCCTCCGGCCGAAGGCAAGAATGTGCCCAGCGAGGTCAAAGACAGTGCTTCAAAAACTTCAGCTTCTAGTCCAAATCAAAGAGATGCTGAAACACAGGTGACTGTAATCAGGCCAGAgggccaggaggcagcagatggGATGCCTGTTATAACACAGTCATTCTCCTTACATGGCATAGAATATGAGACTACAAAAATTACAGTGAGTGATTCGGACGAGGAGGATGATGATGTCATTTTTTGTTCTGAGATTGTTCCTCCAAAAGAATGTACTAAAGACAAAAACGCTGCAagccagagccagccttgcTCAAGTCCAGCTGGAGCTTCTGACCAAAAATCCTGTGGCAGTGGTGGCTCTCCCCATGTGACGAACAGCACAGCACCTCAGAACCTCACTTTGTCTGCCACTCAGCTGAGCCCGAGCCagacacaggcaggagctgaacCATTCGCCTCAGCAACGCCGCAGCATTTTACTCCTAATATCATCgtgctgaacaagcctctgctTAACTCCTCACTTGGTGCCAGCTCCTTGCATCAAACACATGTGACTCCTACAATTAATTTACTTGAGGAGAACCAGCAGCCATCCAATAATGGCTCTGTAACTGAAGTGGAAGCAACTGCTGTTGATGATGAAGAGGTTGTTGAAGATGATGTTGATATCATTAGCTCCTCTAGTCCTGGTGtggtcagcagcagctctttggtTCAGCAATCTTCTGTTCCTAAGGCAGGGAGCACTGAAGGATCAGGTGTACAGAAAAAACAGGTTGTTACATTTTCCCAAGAGCCATCTACTAAAGCTggagaactgaaaataaaaatctcagatGTCCTTTCTGGAAACAACAAGGAATTAAGTTCGGGTCTAACATCGAAGAACGTGGCAGATGGGCAGAAAATCATAACATTGGATACAGCAACTGAAATAGGAGGCTTATCCACAGGCTGTAAGGTGTACGCAAATATCGGTGAGGACACCTATGACATAGTCATCCCTGTGAAGGGCGACTCTGAGGAAGGGGAAGCCAAGCCCGATGACACACCCAAAAAGTCCAACGATGAATCTCCAAAGGGGAAACGCATGAAAGTGAAGCACGACGACCACTACGAGCTCATAGTGGATGGCAGAGTCTACTACATCTGCATCGTGTGCAAGAGGTCCTACGCGTGCCTGACCAGCCTGCGGAGACATTTCAACGTGCACTCCTGGGAGAAGAAGTACCCCTGTCGCTACTGTGACAAAGTCTTTGCCCTGGCAGAGTATCGCACCAAGCACGAACTGCACCACACCGGGGAGCGCAGGTACCAGTGCTTGACGTGCGGCAAATCCTTCATCAACTACCAGATCACCATCTCCCACATCAGGTCCGTGCACAGCCAGGACCCCTCCGGGGACACCAAGCTGTACCGGCTGCACCCCTGCCGGTCCCTGCAGATCCGGCAGTACGCCTACATCAGCGACCGGCCCAGCAGCGTGCCGGGCATCAGCCAGGGGGGAGTTGTGTACCGTGTGGGCTCAGGGAAGGATGGCACTGAGGGAGCGGCCTCCAACTCTCCAGCCAAACAAATCACCTGGGATGACATTTTCGTTCCGCAGGGAAATGAAAcgatttttaaacaaaacccgTCAGAAGGAAGTACTGAATTTGAGTTTGTGATACCAGAATCTTACTGA